The DNA segment GCTATCGCCTCCGGCTTCAAAGCGTATCGTTTCAGGCTTTTATTCTGCCGCCTTAGCCCGCAGTAATAGCAGTTTCTTACGCATATATTGGAAAACTCCAGCAACCCTTTTAGATGAACGTCGTTTCCGTTGCGCGTTTTTCTCGCTAAATCGGCGTGAAAAAAGAGAGCGTCGTCGTATTCGTTCGAGGATAAAATAGCGACGATCTCTCTATGCGTAAGCGCGCTCGTATAAAACGCCTTTTGAACGATGCCGATTGCGCGGCGATCTATATATGACAATCGCTTTCGCCCCGTTCTAAGCCGTCGATCATCTTCTCGATCGTTCCAACCGCCTGCGGAAGATTTTCGCGCAACATATCCAAATATTTAGGAATAATCGTTTGTTCTCCTATGCTTTTTACTTCGCTGGAGGCGTAATCTCTTATATACTCCTTAAAGGTCAAAATCCCGTTTGGAATACACAGATATTTGATCTTCGCGCCTTTGGCTAACGGCATAAAGCTACAGCCGGTGCGCCCCTCGCGGTAGCACGAGGTGCAAAACGAGGGCAGCCTGCCGTCTTTCACGAGGCTTAGAATAAAAGCGTCTATGCTTCTGTGATCGCCTATCGAAAACTGCTGTTTGGCAAGGTTATTACCCTTGTTGTTTTCCGAATAGCCGCCTAAACCTATGTTTGTTCCCGCGTCGGTTTGAGAGACGCCGCATTTTCGCAACATTTCGTCTCGAACGATCGGATCTTCTCTAGCCGTTAAAATAGTGCCGGTAAAAGGACACATAAGGCGAATAACGGCGGCGATCTTTACTATATCTAAATCGCTTACGGCGTAGGGCGATCTAAAACTTTCGCCGTTTTGCGTTAATTTGATTCTAGGAAACGACATAGTGTGCGCTCCCACGCCAAATACGCGTTCCAAATCCATAGCGTGATAGAGCATAGCCAACGTCTCGTATCGCCAATCGTATAGCCCAAAAAGCGTTCCGATCGCCACGTCGTCAAGTCCCGCCTTCAACGCCCTATGCAAGGCGAACAACCGCCAATTATATTCGCCCTTGATCGTGCCTTTTGGATGAACCTTTTCGTATGTCGCTTTGTGATAGGTCTCTTGAAAAACCTGATATGTGCCTATCCCCTCGCTTTTTATCAGCTTATATTCCTCCTCAAACATTGGCGCGGCGTTGATATTTACCCGTCTTATCTCGCCTTTGTTTTTCTTAACGGAGTAGATCGTTCTAACGCTGTTTGCGATATATTCCGCGTCGCTTTTTGGATGCTCGCCAAACACCGCGATCAGCCGCTTCTGCCCCGCGTCTATCAGCGCCTCTATTTCGTTTTTTAACCCGTCGGCGTCTAGCGTGATCTTTTGCATATTTTTGTTTGACGAACGAAAACCGCAATAGGCGCAATTATTAACGCACGGATTTGAAATATATAAAGGCGAAAACAGGACTATGCGGTTTCCATACACCTCCTCTTTTACAAACGCGGCGGCGCTATATATCTCCTCCCAGAGATCGTCTCCTCGCGCGTTCATAAGAATCGCCGTCTCTTCGGGGGATAGCATAACGCCTTTGCTCGCGTTTGCTTTCGCCTTTTTTATCGTTGCTAAAACCTCGTTTGTCGATGGGGCGCTCGCCGCTTTTAGTATGGAATGTATTCGGCTATCGTCGATAAAATCCTCGTATTCGTTAGCGTTTTCCCAATCGATAACTCTTTGTAGCCTCTCTTTCGCCCATGCCATATCCGCCCCCTTTAATCGTCCTTGCCTTCAACTTTTACAAGGTCGTTTTCCACCCATTTTGGCGCGCTATGTTTCGCCTCCTCAAGCGACACATAGCCCTCGCCGCGCCCGAACATCGCCTTGAAATCGCCGAAATTCATCAACGCCATCGGCGCGTGTCCAAAAACAGCCAGCGCGGTAACGATAATCGAACCCCAGACGTGAAAGTAAAAGAGCGCGGTTACCGCCTGTTTTCCAAGCGCGGGCGTAAAGGCGTAAAGAAGCCAACCCGAAACGATAAGCGCGAAAATCATCGCTATAAACGCGGGATACAGCAGCTTCTGCCCCCCGTTGAATCTGCCTTGCGGCGCTACCTCTTTGGGTCCAAAACCGATCCCAAATATCTTTCTTGGATAACCGCCGAGATTTTTGAACCAGCTAAGCGTATCTCTATCCCAACTCGTCAGGTTTTTTAACAGCAGCATAAACCTATCGTAGTTGATAATCGCAAAACCAAAAAAGTTAGCGGTGGATAAAACGGCGGCGATTATATGTATGTCCATAGCGATCGCGGCGCTCTCGTCGCTTATCGGCTTGAAATATACCAAACAGCCCGTAACTATTAAGATCGCCCAGCTTAACAGGTTTATGTTGTGAAAAACCTTTTCGCAGACGTGAAACTTTAAGACTTTTGCGCTAGACATGATCGCCTCCTACTAATCCTAGATTGTTACGATCCACGTAGGTTTTTGTATGCAACAACTCTTCGGCTATTTCGCCCATAGGTTTGGTGTTTAGGTCTTTATAAACCTTTAACGCGCTAGGGTTTTGGTGCGAACCGGTTAGGTTCTGTTTTTGCAACCGCTTATCGTCTTTGTAAAGCCCAAGTTGCCTTAATCTTATATACGATTTGCGCCGCTCGATAATATCGGTGATCGCGTAGCCGCTTACGGCTATAACCGATACCGAAACTCCGGCTACTTTAAGAAAGTCGCGGCGGCTAATTAGCGATCGCGACGGTTTTTCCGCGTAGTATTCTTTTTCGCTCACTGTTTTCTCCTTTACGCTCTTAGCGGAAGCGGCAAAAGCGGATGAAGCCACGAAGTCCCCATCGTCCTAACGGGCTGTCCGCCCCCATTTACGCACCCGCCGGGGCAATTCATCACTTCTACAAAGTGATATTTGTTGCGATCGTCGATCAATCTATCCACAATCGTTTTTATATTCCTCGACGCTCCGTTTACGACGGCGACTTTCACCTCTGCAATTTTGCCGCCGTAATCTTTCAAAGGTATGGGAATGTTCGCTTCCACGATGTCGGTTTCATACCCTCTTACGGCGATCAGATCGGGATTTGACAACTCGTTTCCGGAGAGAATAAAATACGCGGTTCTTAACGCCGCTTCCATCACTCCTCCGCTATTTCCAAATATAGTCGCCGCGCCGGTATAGACGTTCATCGTCTCGTCGGCTCGCTCGTCTGAGAGCGTTAGCGGATTTATATTTTTTCGCCTGAAAATCTCCGCTATATCTCTTGCCGTCAAAACCGCGTCTATATCCTGAAAATTAGGCGTATTGGTAGGTATTTCGCCGTTTTTTATTAGATATTGACGCGCCGAGTTAAACTCCGGTCTGCTCGCCTCGAATATCTTTGCGGTGCATGGCGTAACCGCGACCATATAAACGCTTCTTGGATCGACCTTCCACACATATTTTGCCGCCCACGTTTTAGCTAACGCGCCGCCCATCTGTATAGGCGATTTCGCTCCAGATATGTGCGCCAAAAGTTGCGGGTGAAAGGTTTCGGCGTTTTTCACCCACGCGGGACAGCAACTTGTGAAATGCGGAAAAGGGTGCGCCGCCATATGTTCCAAATCCCCGCCTCGCTCTCCAAGCAGCCAGTATTGAACCTTTTTGATAAACTCCGTCCCCTCTTCCAAAATGGTCTGATCGGCGGCGAAATTGACGTCGTAGTTGTGAAATCCCGCCAGTTCGAAGGCGTTGTAGAGCCTGTTTATCGTCAGATCGCCGGGGTTCCCCCCAAACTCTTCGGCGATCGAAACCCTAACGGACGGCGATGGGTGAGCCACGACAAACGCGCCCGGATCGCTCAGCTTTTGCATTACCGTATCGACAAAGCTCATCTGCTCGATCGCGCCAAACGGACAATTCACAAGACACTGACCGCAATTTACGCACCGATTGACGTTGATCTTATGCGCCACGCCAAGCGATCCCTTAATCGCCTCCGTAGGGCAGAACGCGCTACAGGTGTCGCACCCTACGCAATTGTCCTGATTGATCGCGATTATGCCTCTTAGCTCCCCCTTTCGACAGGTTCCCTCGAACTCGGCGTCGCTCCCCCAAGCCTCTTGCGACGGATTGAACGTGGCAATCCGCGTTACCTTTGACATTTGCTCCCCTCCTTTTAGTATTACATTTTTAACATTGATAATACTACATCGGTTAACCTTAAAAAATAATTTAAGGTTCGAAATAAAGAAACAAAAAGCAAATCGCGCGTTAGGCGGCGTTTGCGCCGAACGGATACAAGCGGCAAAACCGCGCTTTACAAAAACAAACAATCAAGCGCGGTTTAGACAAACCGACGCGCTAGATTAAACGCAACCTATGCTAAGGCGACAACAAAATAAACTTCCGCTATTCCCCCTTCCCGCCATTCCCGCGAAGCGCCCCGCTCTGATAGGAGCGCAAAGCGCTCAGAAAAGCGGAAATCCGTCTCATAAGGCTCGGCGGAATGCGTAGATCCGTCTCTCTCTTTCACGCCTTCGGCGTATCTGGATACCCGCCTTCGCGGGAATGACAAAGGGGGTTGTTGTTCCAGCGAAGCGCTCGTTCGCGCGCGAACGTAGGCGCGCAGGAACGCGGCAATCCAGACAAAGAAAGATCGTATGCGATTCATACCACGACGGATTTGGGAGATGGATTCCCGCAATCCCGCGCATTCTCCTGCGCGCCTTGCGCTCCTAGCGGAGCGGGCGGACGAAAACCGCAAGGCGAGTAAAGGAGGAAGCGTCGAGATTTTAGCGCTTCGGGCAAGCCGCGCGAGAAACGACGCGGGGTTTGACTACGCGATAGATCAACGCGATCCCAACGCAAGGCGCAAGTAAAAAAGGAGGCGTTGTTGCGATTTTAGCGCTAGGACAATCGCCGCGAGCGCGCCAAAGCCCGTCGCCTCCGATCGCGGATTAAACTGGCAATCGCCGCCCGCGCGGGAGAGCGCGAGCGGAAAAGCGGCGAAGGGTTAGAAGGGTTATAGGAGATCGGTCGCCGCTTTAAGCGTATCGAAACTTAAAATGCCGTTTGCCTTGAGCAAATCGATACCTTTTTGCAGATCGTGTCCGCCGACCATAATGGGGATAATCGGCTTGTTCCACTTTCTTAGCAGCAGCTCCGCGATCTTATCGCCGTCGGTCATAAATTGCGGCGTAACCACAACGTAGATCAAATCTACGCCGTCAAAATTTTGCGTTATCTCAAGCGTTTTCTCGTAGCGATCGCTCATAGCGTCGCCGATAATATCCACCGGATTGGCTTTTGGCCAGTTAAACGGCAGCACCGCGTCGAGCGCCTTGACGTTTTCGTCGGTTAATTTGTATATCTTTTTGCCGCGTTTGACTATATAGTCGGTCAGAATAGACGCCGGACCGCCCGCGTTGGTAACGATTAGCGCGTTTTTGACGGAGCTAAGAGGCGGTCTAAAAATAAGCGCCTCGATATTGTTAAGCAGCGTGCAACCGGCGGACTCAAGCAGTTTTTTGAACATTTTGTAGTTGCCGCTTAGATTACCCGTATGGCTGAAAGCCGCCGCTTTGGATTCGTCGCTCTTGCCCGTTTTGAATATAAAGATCGGCTTCTTGCTCTTTCTCGCCGCCTCCATAAACGCCCTGCCGTCGCTCATACCTTCAACGTAGAGGCTGATCGACTTGCAGGTTGGCTCGTTGTTGAGCATTTCAACCAGATCGCCAAAATCCAAATCCGCCATATTGCCCACCGATACGATATGGCTAAAGCCGATCTTGTTTTGATACGCCTTGTCCATCAACGCCGCCAGCACCGCGCCCGATTGGCTGACGACGGCTATATCGCCGCTTAACACGTTGTTCGATCCAAAGGTGAGATTAAGATCGCTTTCGCCTTTATAGTAGCCAAGACAGTTTGGTCCTATCATATTGAGGTTGTATTTATTGACCAGATCGATAAGTTTCTGTTCGCCCTCTAGATCGCCAACCTCTTTGAATCCCGCGCTGATAACGAGGACGTTTTTGACGTTCTTTTGCGCCAGCTCCTCGATTGTCTGCAAAATAAACTTGCCCGGAATGCTAATAACGGCGGTATCGACGTCGCTTGGCAGTTCGGGGACGCTTTTGTAGAGCGTTTTGCCAAATAGCTCGCCGCCTTTGGCGTTCACAAAATACGTTTCGCCCTTGAAATTAAGCGCGTTTTTGGCGATCGCGTAGCCAACCTTATCGGGATCGGAGCTAGCGCCAATTACCGCGACTTTTTTGTTGTCGAAAAAATCATGACGTTTGCGCCGCGTCGTTCTAATGTTTTTGTCCTCAAACAAAACCCGCGCGTCCACCGCGACTAAACCTTCGTCGGTAAGCAAAACGGGGTTTAGGTCCATTTCGCTAACGGAAGGGTTGTTTTTGATAAAGTTTTGCAGTTTTTCCACAAACGCGATCGCGCCGTCTATCGTAAAGCCAAGACCGCGGAAGTTATCTAGCAGCTTAGAGATTTTTGCGCCTCTTAGCGCGCGCTCGATCTCGGCGCGATCGGCTTCCAAAGAGATATAGCTTACGTCTTTGTATAGTTCCAGCAGCACGCCGCCTTTGCCAAAGAGAATTGTCTTGCCAAACACGGGGTCGTTTACCATGCCAAAATACAGCTCTTCGCCGCGCAGCATTTTTGTGGCGATAAAACGATCCGACTCGTCTAGTTTTACGCCGCGACTTTCCACGTTTTTGATAATCTCGGCTTTAGCCGCCTCAAGCTGTTCGTTGCTGGTTATATTGAGCTTAACCGCGCCAAACTCGCTTTTATGAACGACTTTAGGCGATTCAATTTTTAACGCTACGGGGAAAAAATCTACGACGGGCTTTTCCTTGAACCCAAACGATTTGTAAGGAGCGACTGGCACTTGGCGCTCGCTCAAAAGATCATATAGCTCCGATTCGGTCACTTGCTCTCCTTAACTTTGATATTTAGTGCGGATTGATTATAACTTGCGCAACCTTTCTTGGTCTTTTGGAATAATAACGGCTTGTTATAATTAACGGCTAAAGAGGACAAGGAGTGATCTGTGGCGATCGTTAAACGAAACGTCCGAGTCGGACGCCCCATATTGCAATGCAAGCTGACGGGCGGCGATCGGTTGGTTGCGCTTGTCGATTTGCAAACTTCGTGCGCCGTTAAAATACTCGACTCAAAAACGCAGACGGACCTGGGCGGCTTTAGCATACCAGTATCGCCAAAAAGCCCGCTCGATTTTTTTATTTCCGGTCATTTTGTTTTTGCCCTCGATCGCAATCTTGACGTCGTCGATCTGTATGACCTCGACTCTAAGAAAAAGGCGCGATCTTTCGATATAAAGCCCTCGCGCGACGGCGAGCCGTCCGCTATCGCGGCGAGCGAGGACGGGACGCGCTTCGCCGTCGGGGATAAGCGAGGCGTTTTTACGTTCTGGTCAACGGATAACGCGCGACCGATCGCGACGGTTAAAGGATTCGAGCCGATCTCGCTTATCGAGCTTAGCGCAAACGCCGAGACGGCGGCTATAGCGTTTGAAAACGGCGATATTACCATTGTCAAAACCGCCGATCTCAACAATCAATCGTCGCTCGAATTGCATAAGCGCGGCGTAAGCGCGCTCAAATTCGTCGGCAACTATCTAATAAGCGGCGATCTAGAAGGGCGCGTAGCCGCATGGAACGTCGAAAACGGTAAATTAGCGCGCGTCTATCCGATTGGCAAAGGCGCGATCAAAGCGATCGATCGCGCTTTTGACGATCGCGCCGCTATTGTGGCGACCGAAGGCGGCGCGTTGGCTTTGACGGATATAAACCGAGATCGGCAGGCGCTGGAGTTGGACATGTTGGGCGAAGGGCTTGTTTCGGCGACCTTCGACGACAAAACGGAGCTCTCCGTCGCGGTAACGTCCTCGTGGAATATGCTGTTTTTCGATCTGCTAGACGATAAATCGATAGAGATTTTTTTGACGCCTAAAAACGGCGAGGATCGCGTTCGATCAGACGCGATCAAAGTTATCGTGACCGATGATAGCGTAACGATGCGGAGGGTGATTCAAGCGGCGCTTAAATCGGATTTTCCGTCTTTGGAGATTCTTGAGGCAAGCAACGGCAAAGAGGCGCTTGAGCTGCTTGAGCAAAATCCCGACGTAAAAATTATGTTCCTAGACTGGAATATGCCTACTATGAGCGGCGAAGCGACGGTGGCGAAGATCAAGGAGGCGAAAGTCTATCCGAACCTTCTGATCGTTATGGCTACCACCGAAGGCGGGCATGAGAAAGTTATGCAGATGCTTAGAATGGGCGTAGCCGGTTATCTGGTCAAGCCTTTTCGCAGGGACGCTATAACCAAAATCACAAGTAAACTGATGGAGCGAATCGCCGTATGAGCGCGGAGCTTGATATTCAAAAAAGCGTTGAAAAG comes from the Helicobacteraceae bacterium genome and includes:
- a CDS encoding 4Fe-4S binding protein → MSKVTRIATFNPSQEAWGSDAEFEGTCRKGELRGIIAINQDNCVGCDTCSAFCPTEAIKGSLGVAHKINVNRCVNCGQCLVNCPFGAIEQMSFVDTVMQKLSDPGAFVVAHPSPSVRVSIAEEFGGNPGDLTINRLYNAFELAGFHNYDVNFAADQTILEEGTEFIKKVQYWLLGERGGDLEHMAAHPFPHFTSCCPAWVKNAETFHPQLLAHISGAKSPIQMGGALAKTWAAKYVWKVDPRSVYMVAVTPCTAKIFEASRPEFNSARQYLIKNGEIPTNTPNFQDIDAVLTARDIAEIFRRKNINPLTLSDERADETMNVYTGAATIFGNSGGVMEAALRTAYFILSGNELSNPDLIAVRGYETDIVEANIPIPLKDYGGKIAEVKVAVVNGASRNIKTIVDRLIDDRNKYHFVEVMNCPGGCVNGGGQPVRTMGTSWLHPLLPLPLRA
- the hydG gene encoding [FeFe] hydrogenase H-cluster radical SAM maturase HydG, with protein sequence MAWAKERLQRVIDWENANEYEDFIDDSRIHSILKAASAPSTNEVLATIKKAKANASKGVMLSPEETAILMNARGDDLWEEIYSAAAFVKEEVYGNRIVLFSPLYISNPCVNNCAYCGFRSSNKNMQKITLDADGLKNEIEALIDAGQKRLIAVFGEHPKSDAEYIANSVRTIYSVKKNKGEIRRVNINAAPMFEEEYKLIKSEGIGTYQVFQETYHKATYEKVHPKGTIKGEYNWRLFALHRALKAGLDDVAIGTLFGLYDWRYETLAMLYHAMDLERVFGVGAHTMSFPRIKLTQNGESFRSPYAVSDLDIVKIAAVIRLMCPFTGTILTAREDPIVRDEMLRKCGVSQTDAGTNIGLGGYSENNKGNNLAKQQFSIGDHRSIDAFILSLVKDGRLPSFCTSCYREGRTGCSFMPLAKGAKIKYLCIPNGILTFKEYIRDYASSEVKSIGEQTIIPKYLDMLRENLPQAVGTIEKMIDGLERGESDCHI
- a CDS encoding acetate--CoA ligase family protein, which encodes MTESELYDLLSERQVPVAPYKSFGFKEKPVVDFFPVALKIESPKVVHKSEFGAVKLNITSNEQLEAAKAEIIKNVESRGVKLDESDRFIATKMLRGEELYFGMVNDPVFGKTILFGKGGVLLELYKDVSYISLEADRAEIERALRGAKISKLLDNFRGLGFTIDGAIAFVEKLQNFIKNNPSVSEMDLNPVLLTDEGLVAVDARVLFEDKNIRTTRRKRHDFFDNKKVAVIGASSDPDKVGYAIAKNALNFKGETYFVNAKGGELFGKTLYKSVPELPSDVDTAVISIPGKFILQTIEELAQKNVKNVLVISAGFKEVGDLEGEQKLIDLVNKYNLNMIGPNCLGYYKGESDLNLTFGSNNVLSGDIAVVSQSGAVLAALMDKAYQNKIGFSHIVSVGNMADLDFGDLVEMLNNEPTCKSISLYVEGMSDGRAFMEAARKSKKPIFIFKTGKSDESKAAAFSHTGNLSGNYKMFKKLLESAGCTLLNNIEALIFRPPLSSVKNALIVTNAGGPASILTDYIVKRGKKIYKLTDENVKALDAVLPFNWPKANPVDIIGDAMSDRYEKTLEITQNFDGVDLIYVVVTPQFMTDGDKIAELLLRKWNKPIIPIMVGGHDLQKGIDLLKANGILSFDTLKAATDLL
- a CDS encoding iron hydrogenase small subunit, which produces MSEKEYYAEKPSRSLISRRDFLKVAGVSVSVIAVSGYAITDIIERRKSYIRLRQLGLYKDDKRLQKQNLTGSHQNPSALKVYKDLNTKPMGEIAEELLHTKTYVDRNNLGLVGGDHV
- a CDS encoding cytochrome b/b6 domain-containing protein, whose amino-acid sequence is MSSAKVLKFHVCEKVFHNINLLSWAILIVTGCLVYFKPISDESAAIAMDIHIIAAVLSTANFFGFAIINYDRFMLLLKNLTSWDRDTLSWFKNLGGYPRKIFGIGFGPKEVAPQGRFNGGQKLLYPAFIAMIFALIVSGWLLYAFTPALGKQAVTALFYFHVWGSIIVTALAVFGHAPMALMNFGDFKAMFGRGEGYVSLEEAKHSAPKWVENDLVKVEGKDD
- a CDS encoding response regulator, which produces MAIVKRNVRVGRPILQCKLTGGDRLVALVDLQTSCAVKILDSKTQTDLGGFSIPVSPKSPLDFFISGHFVFALDRNLDVVDLYDLDSKKKARSFDIKPSRDGEPSAIAASEDGTRFAVGDKRGVFTFWSTDNARPIATVKGFEPISLIELSANAETAAIAFENGDITIVKTADLNNQSSLELHKRGVSALKFVGNYLISGDLEGRVAAWNVENGKLARVYPIGKGAIKAIDRAFDDRAAIVATEGGALALTDINRDRQALELDMLGEGLVSATFDDKTELSVAVTSSWNMLFFDLLDDKSIEIFLTPKNGEDRVRSDAIKVIVTDDSVTMRRVIQAALKSDFPSLEILEASNGKEALELLEQNPDVKIMFLDWNMPTMSGEATVAKIKEAKVYPNLLIVMATTEGGHEKVMQMLRMGVAGYLVKPFRRDAITKITSKLMERIAV